A genomic window from Flavobacterium johnsoniae includes:
- a CDS encoding sodium:solute symporter family protein, which yields MKNIDIWVILIFSALIFVCGLAFSKTGKNMKSYFAAGGALPWWMSGLSLFMSFFSAGTFVVWGSIAYKSGWVAVSIQWTMAIAGILIGFFIAPKWRKTNSLTVAEYITNRYGFKIQKTYTYLFLLTSLFTTGAFLYPVAKIVEVSTGIPIYTSIISLGILILIYTAVGGLWAVIVTDVLQFVVLTAVVIIIVPLAFDKIGGVGQFIELSPDAFFNLVNEEYSIAFIIAFGLYNLFFLAGNWAYVQRYTSVATPKDAQKVGWLFGALYVISPLFWMLPPMIYRILNPNLDGVESEGAYLLMCKEVLPAGMLGLMLVGMIFATSSSVNTTLNIAAGVFTNDLFKHFKPQASDAQLMRVGKTATVVLGLITIGVALVVPLLGGVVNFVLSLAAVTGGAMFLPPLWTIFSKKQTGTSMLSVTLITLLITGFFKFLAPQLLDITLSRSAEMILGVAVPMVLMLVSEFYLIQTNPSQDTYEAYVQKTAIGENVYEDDSDGSNKKGGRVIGIGVALTGALILSLEFISTILISIVVGVGAAVCLLGIFIVYKNKE from the coding sequence ATGAAAAACATTGATATTTGGGTGATTCTGATTTTTTCTGCACTCATTTTTGTTTGCGGTTTGGCTTTTTCTAAAACAGGAAAAAACATGAAATCCTATTTTGCTGCTGGAGGCGCCTTGCCTTGGTGGATGAGTGGGTTGTCTTTATTCATGAGTTTTTTCTCGGCAGGAACCTTTGTTGTTTGGGGTTCTATAGCGTACAAAAGTGGTTGGGTAGCTGTAAGTATTCAATGGACTATGGCTATTGCAGGTATCCTTATAGGTTTTTTTATTGCTCCCAAATGGCGTAAAACAAATTCGCTAACCGTAGCCGAATACATAACCAATCGTTATGGTTTTAAAATTCAAAAAACATATACCTATTTATTTCTACTGACTTCATTATTTACCACAGGAGCATTTTTATACCCTGTGGCCAAGATTGTAGAGGTTTCTACAGGGATTCCTATTTATACCAGCATCATCAGTTTAGGGATCTTAATTTTAATCTATACCGCCGTGGGAGGACTTTGGGCAGTTATCGTTACCGATGTGTTGCAGTTTGTGGTTTTAACAGCCGTTGTCATAATCATAGTTCCATTGGCTTTTGATAAAATTGGAGGAGTAGGCCAATTCATAGAACTTTCGCCTGATGCTTTTTTCAATTTGGTAAACGAAGAATATTCTATTGCTTTTATAATTGCTTTTGGACTTTATAATTTATTTTTTTTGGCCGGAAACTGGGCTTATGTACAACGTTACACCTCTGTTGCCACACCCAAAGACGCTCAAAAAGTGGGCTGGTTGTTTGGAGCTTTGTATGTGATAAGTCCGTTATTTTGGATGTTACCTCCTATGATTTACCGCATTCTAAACCCAAATCTTGATGGAGTAGAGTCAGAAGGTGCTTATTTATTAATGTGTAAAGAAGTTTTACCAGCGGGAATGCTCGGTTTAATGCTCGTTGGGATGATATTTGCCACTTCTAGTTCGGTAAATACCACTTTAAATATCGCCGCAGGAGTTTTTACCAATGACCTTTTTAAACATTTCAAACCTCAGGCAAGTGACGCTCAATTGATGCGTGTGGGGAAAACGGCTACCGTTGTTTTAGGCTTGATTACCATTGGGGTAGCTTTGGTTGTACCACTTTTAGGAGGTGTTGTCAATTTTGTTTTGAGTTTAGCAGCGGTAACAGGAGGAGCCATGTTTTTGCCTCCGTTGTGGACTATTTTCTCTAAAAAACAAACAGGGACTAGTATGTTATCGGTTACCTTAATCACCTTATTGATTACGGGATTTTTCAAATTTTTAGCTCCACAATTACTAGATATAACCCTGAGTCGTAGTGCCGAAATGATTCTAGGTGTTGCTGTTCCAATGGTATTAATGTTGGTATCAGAATTCTATTTAATCCAAACCAATCCATCCCAAGATACTTATGAAGCTTATGTACAAAAAACAGCTATTGGTGAAAATGTATATGAAGATGATTCGGATGGAAGTAATAAAAAAGGGGGAAGAGTCATTGGAATTGGAGTTGCCTTAACAGGAGCCTTAATACTTTCATTAGAATTTATTTCTACTATTTTAATTTCTATCGTGGTAGGAGTGGGAGCAGCAGTTTGCTTATTGGGCATCTTCATAGTTTATAAAAATAAAGAATAA
- a CDS encoding LacI family DNA-binding transcriptional regulator, with protein MKYITIKDIAKQLNTSVSTVSRAFNDKADINPETKALVLKTAKALGYRPNPIAKKLMQQRSFTIGIIVPEFINAFFPEVIIGVQEILFENGYQVLIAQSSECFETELKNIKTLEDSMVDGLIVSLSSESNNTDYYQNLIASGFPIVLFNRVNNQLNCSKVVFNDYKWAFFATEHLINQGCKNIVHLKGRDGVSLTNERLRGFLDAHQKYQLSYNKNQIVATGFTLADGQKAAQNIIDSGNIPDAIFGANDPVTIGAMQVFKKNGFSIPNDIAFVGFTDSQMATIIEPPLTSVSQPAREIGEEAAKILIEQIETKKGFQPKSITLNGQLNIRASSLKITSLK; from the coding sequence ATGAAATATATTACCATCAAAGACATTGCTAAACAATTGAACACTTCAGTTTCTACGGTTTCAAGAGCCTTCAACGACAAGGCTGATATCAATCCTGAAACCAAAGCATTGGTTTTAAAAACGGCCAAAGCATTAGGATATCGTCCTAATCCTATTGCTAAAAAGTTAATGCAACAGCGTTCTTTTACTATTGGTATTATTGTACCTGAGTTTATCAATGCATTTTTTCCTGAGGTCATCATAGGGGTTCAAGAAATTTTGTTTGAAAATGGATATCAAGTGCTAATTGCTCAGTCTAGCGAATGTTTTGAAACTGAATTAAAAAATATCAAAACCTTAGAAGATAGCATGGTTGATGGCTTGATTGTTTCATTATCAAGTGAAAGCAATAATACCGATTATTATCAAAATTTAATTGCGTCGGGCTTTCCAATCGTGCTTTTCAATAGGGTAAACAATCAACTCAATTGTTCTAAAGTTGTTTTTAACGATTACAAATGGGCCTTTTTTGCCACCGAGCATTTGATTAATCAAGGTTGCAAGAATATTGTACATCTCAAAGGTAGGGATGGCGTTTCATTGACAAATGAGCGTCTAAGAGGGTTTTTAGACGCTCACCAAAAATACCAATTGAGCTATAATAAAAATCAAATTGTAGCTACGGGATTCACATTAGCCGATGGTCAAAAAGCGGCGCAAAATATAATAGACTCAGGAAATATTCCTGACGCTATCTTTGGAGCAAATGATCCGGTAACTATTGGAGCCATGCAAGTTTTTAAGAAAAATGGATTTTCTATACCAAATGACATTGCTTTTGTTGGTTTTACCGATTCACAAATGGCAACTATAATTGAGCCTCCACTGACTTCTGTTTCGCAACCTGCAAGGGAAATTGGTGAAGAAGCTGCTAAAATACTTATTGAACAAATTGAAACAAAGAAAGGTTTCCAGCCTAAAAGCATTACCTTAAATGGGCAATTAAATATACGTGCTTCTTCTCTAAAAATCACTTCATTGAAGTGA
- a CDS encoding T9SS type A sorting domain-containing protein has product MKLKLIVLLTLCMSPFLYSQDWNGIPVPANAGTGKIWKIQPQSDDFNYTYEASTNQATIGGKWTNFYHNTWDGPGPTKWRYENTTVSGGNLHVFATRQANETKTFTVDCDGDNIAESWTMAATRAGCITSKTRVKYPVYVEARFKIANAVMASDIWMLSPDDTQEIDILEAYGGKATRNDWLAQRLHLSHHVFIRSPFLDYQPTDASTWYTGATKTYWTDKWIRLGVYWASPTRLEYYLDGQLVKVMDNLDTVNGKDGIDPLNYTSTATPRTAATRTGLVKEMDIIINMEDQNWNACKGRTPTDEEITNFDNHNFNIDWIRIYKPVTDPNLGKQDAKIEEKKLMLFPNPFKDSIQVKSEKNISTVQIYSLSGTKLLVEKINNTNATIATKNLSAGMYFAQINWEDGTTVTQKIIKE; this is encoded by the coding sequence ATGAAACTAAAATTAATTGTACTGCTTACTTTATGTATGTCTCCGTTTTTATACAGTCAAGATTGGAATGGCATTCCCGTTCCTGCAAATGCTGGAACAGGAAAAATTTGGAAAATTCAGCCACAGTCTGATGATTTTAATTACACCTATGAAGCGTCCACTAATCAAGCAACGATTGGCGGAAAGTGGACTAACTTTTATCACAACACTTGGGATGGTCCAGGGCCTACAAAATGGAGGTATGAGAATACTACCGTTAGCGGAGGAAATCTGCATGTTTTTGCAACTAGACAGGCAAATGAAACTAAGACTTTTACTGTAGATTGTGATGGAGATAATATTGCCGAAAGCTGGACTATGGCGGCTACAAGAGCGGGCTGCATTACATCGAAAACAAGGGTAAAGTACCCTGTATATGTAGAAGCGCGTTTTAAAATCGCAAATGCAGTTATGGCTTCTGATATTTGGATGCTTAGTCCAGATGACACCCAAGAAATCGATATCCTGGAAGCATACGGCGGAAAAGCAACTAGAAATGATTGGCTAGCACAACGTTTGCATTTAAGTCACCATGTATTTATTAGAAGTCCGTTTTTGGATTATCAGCCTACCGATGCCAGCACATGGTACACGGGAGCTACAAAAACCTATTGGACAGACAAATGGATTCGTCTTGGTGTGTACTGGGCTAGTCCAACTCGGTTAGAATACTACTTGGATGGTCAATTAGTCAAGGTAATGGACAATCTAGATACTGTGAACGGCAAAGACGGAATAGACCCATTAAACTATACCTCAACAGCTACTCCAAGAACTGCCGCTACACGCACGGGACTGGTAAAAGAAATGGATATCATTATTAATATGGAAGATCAAAACTGGAATGCCTGTAAAGGACGTACTCCTACTGATGAAGAAATTACAAATTTTGACAATCATAATTTCAATATCGATTGGATTCGAATTTACAAACCTGTGACCGATCCAAATTTAGGGAAACAAGATGCCAAGATTGAAGAAAAAAAATTGATGCTATTTCCAAATCCTTTTAAAGATTCTATTCAAGTAAAATCAGAAAAAAACATAAGCACTGTTCAAATTTACAGTTTGAGCGGAACTAAATTGTTGGTTGAAAAAATCAATAATACCAATGCTACTATTGCTACCAAAAACTTAAGCGCTGGAATGTATTTTGCACAAATCAATTGGGAAGATGGCACTACTGTTACTCAAAAAATTATTAAAGAATAA